One stretch of Punica granatum isolate Tunisia-2019 chromosome 5, ASM765513v2, whole genome shotgun sequence DNA includes these proteins:
- the LOC116206960 gene encoding AT-hook motif nuclear-localized protein 19-like gives MANPWWTAQVGLPPGLEPPGTSPLLSKRDLEISPIGNGERSGITRADDDDDDMDNNNGEPKEGAVEVGTRRPRGRPAGSKNKPKPPIFVTRDSPSTLKSHVMEVAGGADVLESMAIFARKRQRGVCVLSGSGAVANVTLRQAVGPGAAVALHGRFEILSLTGTFLPGPAPPGSTGLTIYLAGGQGQVVGGSVVGSLTAAGPVMIIAATFANATYERLPLPEEDEDNKGGQARAAGSGGSPPAESSNGTGLPPPKVVPDHPHLQAYSLPPNVVANGTIGHDAFVSWAHVRPPF, from the coding sequence ATGGCTAACCCTTGGTGGACAGCCCAAGTGGGCCTGCCTCCGGGCCTCGAACCTCCAGGGACCTCACCCTTATTAAGCAAGCGCGATCTCGAAATATCCCCAATCGGAAATGGAGAAAGAAGTGGGATTACCCgtgctgatgatgatgatgatgatatggaCAACAACAATGGCGAGCCCAAGGAGGGTGCGGTTGAGGTCGGAACCCGTAGACCAAGAGGCCGCCCGGCCGGGTCCAAGAACAAGCCAAAGCCGCCGATCTTCGTGACTAGGGATAGCCCAAGCACCCTAAAGAGCCACGTGATGGAGGTGGCTGGAGGTGCTGATGTCTTGGAAAGTATGGCCATCTTCGCCCGGAAGCGCCAAAGAGGGGTTTGTGTCCTGAGCGGAAGTGGCGCCGTAGCTAATGTGACACTGAGGCAGGCGGTTGGCCCCGGAGCCGCGGTGGCACTGCACGGACGATTCGAGATCCTTTCCCTGACAGGGACCTTCCTTCCAGGTCCTGCACCTCCTGGATCGACAGGGCTCACGATTTATTTAGCCGGAGGACAGGGCCAAGTAGTAGGTGGTTCTGTGGTCGGATCGCTCACTGCAGCAGGTCCCGTCATGATAATAGCCGCAACTTTTGCCAATGCCACTTATGAAAGATTGCCCCTACCAGAGGAGGATGAAGATAACAAAGGAGGGCAAGCTCGGGCTGCCGGTTCAGGTGGATCGCCGCCTGCAGAGAGTAGTAACGGTACCGGACTGCCTCCTCCAAAAGTTGTTCCTGACCATCCACACCTACAAGCCTACAGCTTGCCCCCGAATGTCGTTGCCAATGGTACTATTGGCCATGATGCTTTTGTTAGCTGGGCTCATGTTCGACCGCCGTTCTAA